CCTAGCTCAATCGTTGCCTGTTCGGATTTTAGTTGCCGCTTCTCTAACATTCTAAAAAATTCTTTTCTGGACTCAATGTGATTATTATAGAAGAATAACGGATATTAAGGAAATATTTAACAAATTAGATAAAATTATGCTACATACTGTCTCAAGTTCCAATCTTGATGTTGACTTAATTAATGCTAATGATGCGATTTTATTTTGGCAAGATGGGGTCATTCTCGCGCTCGAAAATAATCAAAAGCTAATAACAATTTTAACCAAAACATCAAAATGTTATGCATTAGACAATGATATTTTAGCCAGAGGACTAACGCCAATGATTGATAAACGTATCGCTATCATTAATATGGAGCAAGTGATCGCATTAACTCAGCACTATTATCCGCAAATGAAATGGTAGAACCGTTACTGCTGATTGTCCTATCTGGTTATCAATAAAATGAAATATTGTAAAACGAATCAAAAGCTAACTATTTTATAACAAGGCTCATAGGAGCCTTTATAAGAATAGCTAACCTCTATTTTTACTCACTAGTTACGCTGCTTTATTTATAATCACAATATGATTTACCACACCATTTTGCTGTAAAACTTTTATTACATCTGCACTACCATTACGACAGGCAAACGAAAAAGCATCTTGATCATAAGCGGGATGATTTT
The genomic region above belongs to Orbaceae bacterium lpD02 and contains:
- the tusB gene encoding sulfurtransferase complex subunit TusB; amino-acid sequence: MLHTVSSSNLDVDLINANDAILFWQDGVILALENNQKLITILTKTSKCYALDNDILARGLTPMIDKRIAIINMEQVIALTQHYYPQMKW